Proteins co-encoded in one Corylus avellana chromosome ca9, CavTom2PMs-1.0 genomic window:
- the LOC132191919 gene encoding uncharacterized protein LOC132191919, translating into MGGGGRRRTLVGLGLAMFLGIAVYFRLWSIDYSVSSDDNELLRRQFDLANKEAMDESAEWRLKYDEQAESATKCVQELQEIRESFENKAEDAANINEKWAMLQKENTALLERVETLRQELEDVKLKCNLHKIF; encoded by the exons atgGGTGGAGGAGGGAGGAGGAGAACGTTGGTGGGGTTGGGTCTGGCAATGTTTTTGGGAATTGCAGTTTACTTTAGGCTCTGGAGCATCGATTATTCTGTTTCTTCCGATGACAATGAACTCTTAAG GAGACAGTTCGATCTTGCTAACAAGGAAGCAATGGACGAATCTGCTGAATGGAGGCTCAAATATGACGAACAAGCAGAGAGCGCTACCAAGTGCGTCCAGGAGCTTCAAGAG ATTAGGGAGTCTTTCGAAAACAAGGCGGAAGATGCTGCTAACATTAACGAGAAATGGGCAATGCTACAAAAG GAAAATACGGCCTTGCTCGAAAGGGTGGAAACCTTGAGACAGGAGCTTGAGGATGTAAAGTTGAAGTGCAACTTGCATAAGATTTTTTGA
- the LOC132161859 gene encoding protein S40-4 gives MASRKIFHANQIASDDVFEFDEADVWNIPNHVSPLETKKTLPSIWRQPKIKVIPTRKIHNVVGDRITTPVAAASLPVNIPDWSKILKEDYKEHRARESDEDHAHDADDEDDHDNRLPPHEYLARTRGASFSVHEGIGRTLKGRDLRQVRNAIWKKVGFED, from the coding sequence ATGGCGTCCAGGAAAATCTTCCATGCAAACCAAATAGCTTCCGATGATGTCTTCGAGTTCGATGAGGCGGATGTTTGGAATATTCCCAATCATGTTTCACCATTGGAGACCAAGAAAACGTTGCCGAGTATCTGGCGACAGCCTAAGATCAAAGTGATCCCTACTAGGAAGATACACAACGTCGTCGGAGACAGGATCACGACCCCGGTGGCAGCGGCTTCACTGCCGGTGAACATACCGGACTGGTCGAAGATTCTCAAAGAGGATTACAAGGAGCATCGGGCAAGAGAGAGCGATGAAGATCATGCCCATGATGCTGACGATGAAGATGATCATGACAACAGGCTTCCTCCTCATGAGTATTTGGCCAGGACTCGAGGCGCTTCCTTTTCTGTTCATGAAGGGATAGGGAGGACTTTGAAAGGGAGGGACTTGCGGCAGGTGAGAAATGCAATTTGGAAGAAAGTTGGGTTTGAAGATTGA